One genomic segment of Candidatus Melainabacteria bacterium includes these proteins:
- the rplT gene encoding 50S ribosomal protein L20, translated as MVRVKRGRATRKKHKAVLEAAKGYVGSKSKLFKSAKQAVMKAWRYAYKHRRQKKRDFRALWITRINAACREHGLTYSKFINALNKSNIKLNRKILADLAVTDKDAFKQLVSQVKAA; from the coding sequence ATAGTGAGAGTTAAAAGAGGCAGAGCTACAAGAAAAAAGCATAAAGCAGTTTTGGAAGCTGCAAAAGGTTATGTAGGTTCTAAAAGCAAACTTTTTAAATCAGCAAAACAAGCTGTAATGAAAGCTTGGAGATATGCATACAAGCATAGACGTCAAAAGAAAAGAGATTTTAGAGCACTGTGGATTACAAGAATCAATGCTGCATGCAGAGAACACGGTTTAACTTACAGCAAATTTATAAACGCATTAAATAAATCAAATATAAAACTAAACAGAAAAATTCTCGCTGATTTAGCAGTAACTGACAAAGATGCCTTTAAACAATTGGTTTCACAGGTGAAGGCGGCTTAA
- the rpmI gene encoding 50S ribosomal protein L35 — protein MPKLHTNHAAKKRFKITASGKVLAKSSGKQHLNEHMSSKKKRQIKTPKLQVHETLVDHVMRQLPYKNYAR, from the coding sequence ATGCCAAAATTACACACAAACCATGCTGCTAAGAAACGCTTTAAAATTACAGCTAGTGGTAAAGTCTTGGCCAAAAGCTCAGGCAAGCAACACTTAAATGAGCATATGTCCAGCAAGAAAAAAAGACAAATAAAAACACCAAAGCTTCAAGTACATGAAACATTAGTTGATCATGTGATGAGACAGTTACCATACAAAAATTATGCGAGGTAA
- a CDS encoding GuaB3 family IMP dehydrogenase-related protein — MIYKDEIQLSQSKITLGGKKIVRRTFGFDEVSLVPGKITLDIELCDTSFILGKHKFDFPIIASAMDSVISPQTAIEINKLGGLGVLNLQGLYTRYENYSEVIKKITEIDNNGFVPLMQELYQELVKEDLIKKRIKEIKSSGAVCAVSCTPNLASHYGLLSQEAGADIFVVQSTVVSIEHKSTEKSSSFNLKDFIQKMKIPVIVGNCVTYEVALEHMKSGASAILVGIGPGAACTSRSVLGIGVPMATAIADSAAARDDYFSKTGRYVHVIADGGMSVGGDICKAIACGADAVMIGSPLARAKEAPGQEFHWGMATPSPVLPRGTRIKVGSIGTLKEILLGPAKFDDGSQNLVGALKTSMATLGAQNIKEMQQVEVVIAPSILTEGKTFQKAQKLGMGK, encoded by the coding sequence ATGATTTACAAGGATGAAATACAATTAAGCCAAAGTAAAATTACATTAGGTGGAAAAAAGATTGTACGCAGAACATTTGGTTTTGATGAAGTATCCTTAGTTCCTGGAAAAATTACACTTGATATTGAGCTTTGTGACACAAGTTTTATTTTAGGAAAACATAAATTTGATTTTCCAATTATTGCATCAGCAATGGATAGTGTAATTAGTCCACAAACAGCAATTGAAATAAATAAACTAGGAGGCCTTGGTGTTTTAAATTTACAAGGACTTTATACAAGATATGAAAATTATTCTGAAGTTATAAAAAAAATTACTGAGATTGACAATAATGGTTTTGTTCCACTTATGCAAGAACTTTATCAAGAGCTAGTAAAAGAAGATCTAATTAAAAAAAGAATTAAAGAAATAAAATCAAGTGGAGCAGTTTGTGCAGTGTCATGCACTCCCAATCTTGCAAGTCATTATGGGCTTCTTTCACAAGAAGCAGGTGCTGACATTTTTGTAGTGCAAAGTACAGTTGTTTCCATAGAACATAAGTCAACCGAGAAATCATCTTCTTTTAACTTAAAAGATTTTATTCAAAAAATGAAAATCCCAGTTATTGTTGGTAACTGTGTTACTTATGAAGTAGCACTTGAACATATGAAATCAGGAGCAAGTGCAATCCTTGTAGGAATTGGTCCTGGTGCAGCTTGTACAAGCCGTAGTGTTTTAGGTATTGGTGTTCCAATGGCAACAGCAATAGCTGACTCAGCAGCCGCTCGTGATGATTATTTTTCAAAAACAGGACGTTATGTTCATGTAATTGCAGATGGTGGAATGTCTGTAGGTGGAGATATTTGTAAAGCAATTGCATGTGGAGCTGATGCAGTTATGATAGGTTCTCCACTTGCAAGAGCAAAAGAAGCTCCAGGACAAGAGTTTCATTGGGGTATGGCAACACCAAGCCCTGTACTTCCACGTGGAACAAGAATTAAAGTAGGATCAATAGGGACACTAAAAGAAATCTTACTTGGACCTGCAAAGTTTGATGATGGTTCACAAAATTTAGTGGGTGCACTAAAAACATCCATGGCAACACTTGGTGCTCAAAATATAAAAGAAATGCAACAAGTAGAAGTTGTCATTGCTCCATCAATTCTTACTGAAGGAAAAACATTTCAAAAAGCTCAGAAGTTAGGGATGGGGAAGTAG
- the rpoD gene encoding RNA polymerase sigma factor RpoD, translated as MADIGKGAIANLIVDSGLPEAEQLEQIEIDSGFEDALLDDDLDLGTIEEDLFDPRLELGTDDSIRLYLREIGRIPLLRAEEEIDLARRIAKGGYDGIVAKRQLVQANLRLVVSIAKKYLNRGLPFLDLIQEGNLGLIRAAEKFDPERGYKFSTYATWWIRQGITRALADKSRTIRVPVHMVETINKFKKITRELSQGLNRRPTEHELAAALDVSVTKVKEIVSANRTPVSLETPLGKEEDSRLGDFIADAESARPDSSATDELLRGDIEQVLNSLLPREREVIRLRYGLDDGRERTLEEVGQLFGITRERVRQIEFKAMRKLRQPDRCTKLEGYLTH; from the coding sequence ATGGCAGATATTGGAAAAGGAGCAATTGCTAATTTAATAGTTGACAGTGGATTACCTGAAGCAGAACAACTTGAACAAATTGAAATTGATTCTGGATTTGAAGATGCACTTCTGGATGATGATTTAGATTTAGGAACTATAGAAGAAGATCTTTTTGATCCAAGGCTTGAGCTAGGAACTGATGACTCAATACGATTGTACTTAAGAGAAATTGGAAGAATACCACTTTTACGTGCTGAAGAAGAAATAGATTTAGCAAGAAGGATTGCAAAAGGTGGATACGATGGTATTGTTGCAAAAAGGCAATTGGTCCAAGCTAACTTAAGACTTGTAGTTTCAATTGCTAAAAAATATTTAAACAGAGGTTTACCATTTCTTGATTTAATTCAAGAAGGGAATCTTGGTTTAATTCGTGCTGCTGAAAAATTTGATCCAGAACGTGGCTATAAGTTTTCTACTTATGCAACTTGGTGGATAAGACAAGGTATTACAAGAGCACTTGCTGATAAATCAAGAACAATTCGAGTCCCTGTACATATGGTAGAAACTATAAATAAGTTTAAGAAAATTACCAGAGAGCTTTCACAAGGATTAAATCGAAGGCCAACAGAACATGAGTTAGCAGCAGCCCTGGATGTTTCTGTTACAAAGGTAAAAGAAATTGTATCTGCAAACAGAACCCCAGTTTCTCTTGAAACACCGCTTGGCAAGGAAGAAGATAGCAGGCTAGGTGATTTTATTGCAGATGCTGAATCAGCTAGGCCTGACAGCTCAGCAACTGATGAGCTTCTTCGTGGTGATATTGAACAAGTCTTAAACTCGCTTTTACCAAGAGAACGTGAAGTAATCAGACTTCGCTATGGCTTGGATGATGGACGGGAAAGGACTTTAGAAGAGGTTGGCCAGCTATTTGGTATAACTCGTGAGCGTGTTAGACAAATAGAATTTAAAGCTATGAGAAAACTTAGACAGCCTGACAGATGTACAAAGCTTGAAGGTTATTTGACGCATTAA
- a CDS encoding septal ring lytic transglycosylase RlpA family protein: MTICFRNIYKFFVHCIFIQCLLIFSCLMANALLKEEIKQIWKYGGETPLRGEIWYGHASWYGSKWHGKRTSSGEKFSKNKLTAAHKTLPFNTMVLVTNLKNNKSVMVRINDRGPFIRDRIIDLSEKAAERIDSKKEGIAYVKLQVLMPSK, from the coding sequence ATGACTATATGTTTTAGAAATATTTATAAGTTTTTTGTGCATTGTATCTTTATTCAATGTTTACTGATTTTTTCTTGCTTAATGGCCAATGCTTTATTAAAAGAGGAAATTAAACAAATATGGAAATATGGAGGTGAAACACCTCTTCGTGGAGAAATTTGGTATGGGCATGCATCTTGGTATGGTTCAAAATGGCATGGTAAAAGGACATCAAGTGGTGAAAAGTTTAGCAAAAATAAATTAACAGCTGCACATAAGACACTTCCTTTTAATACAATGGTTCTAGTTACAAATTTAAAAAACAATAAGTCAGTAATGGTCAGAATAAATGATAGAGGTCCATTTATTAGGGATAGAATAATTGATTTGTCTGAAAAAGCAGCAGAAAGAATTGATTCAAAGAAAGAAGGAATTGCTTACGTAAAACTTCAGGTTTTAATGCCAAGCAAATAG